In Zingiber officinale cultivar Zhangliang chromosome 8B, Zo_v1.1, whole genome shotgun sequence, a single genomic region encodes these proteins:
- the LOC122013692 gene encoding protein PSK SIMULATOR 1-like, whose product MGVPKVVADLRLRCPQRAVVGILAFEAASAMSRLVSLHRSLAEDEVRRLRADMRSPGVAYLTSKDQIFLLRLACAEIVGDLDLAAAAVSRLAPRCRDPLLRSFDRFYANLKAGGVFSFLIDARAAADLDRLGLGSTAKRTEKRVRRMERYVAATSRLYAEMEALNELEAEEKRTQKQWRRHSGPILVQKPMPVPDSVHFKLRSHEHMIRRLKEESLWNKTFDKVVELMLRAVITVFARICSVFGLYVLGLPSSGQFNPNNPCKHSSGPLERRVVPQHLPFLRNSSPILSTPPGIGAQETPFDRLRKFLKESPTTVGGSGLALRYANVILAAEKFYQERNRVASAAAEQSERDELYEMLPSGMRAAVRTKLRECWRREGAGFPAAGDGSLAEGWKEAVAAILEWLAPVAHDTVRWQEQRSMEREQQLCTRPRTLMLQTLHFADGDKTEAAVVEVLVGLSCMSWYDHRRRGSISA is encoded by the coding sequence ATGGGCGTCCCCAAGGTGGTCGCCGACCTCCGGCTCCGCTGCCCGCAGCGCGCCGTCGTCGGAATCCTCGCCTTCGAGGCCGCCTCTGCCATGTCTCGCCTCGTATCCCTCCACAGATCCCTAGCCGAGGACGAAGTCCGCCGCCTCCGCGCCGACATGCGCTCCCCTGGCGTCGCCTACTTGACCTCCAAAGATCAGATTTTTCTGCTCCGCCTCGCCTGCGCCGAGATTGTAGGCGACCTCGACTTGGCCGCGGCCGCCGTCTCCCGCCTCGCGCCACGCTGCCGCGACCCCCTGCTCCGCTCCTTCGACCGCTTCTACGCCAACCTCAAGGCCGGCGGCGTGTTCTCTTTCCTCATCGACGCCCGGGCTGCCGCCGACCTCGACCGCCTCGGCCTCGGCTCCACCGCGAAGCGGACGGAGAAACGGGTGAGGCGGATGGAGCGGTACGTGGCGGCGACGTCGCGGCTGTACGCGGAGATGGAAGCTCTTAATGAGCTGGAGGCGGAGGAGAAGCGCACGCAGAAGCAGTGGCGCCGGCACAGCGGTCCGATTCTCGTCCAGAAACCGATGCCGGTGCCCGACTCGGTTCACTTCAAGCTCCGGTCGCATGAGCATATGATTCGCCGGCTAAAGGAGGAATCTTTATGGAACAAGACCTTCGACAAGGTTGTTGAGCTCATGCTCCGCGCCGTCATCACCGTCTTCGCCAGAATCTGCTCCGTCTTCGGCTTGTACGTTCTTGGTTTGCCGTCTTCAGGCCAATTCAATCCCAATAACCCCTGCAAGCACTCGTCGGGTCCTCTGGAGCGGCGTGTGGTGCCGCAGCACCTTCCGTTTCTTCGGAACTCTTCTCCGATCCTGAGCACGCCGCCAGGAATAGGCGCACAAGAAACGCCCTTCGACCGTCTGAGGAAATTCCTCAAAGAGAGCCCGACCACCGTCGGCGGGTCGGGGCTCGCGTTGCGGTACGCCAACGTGATCTTGGCCGCGGAGAAGTTCTATCAAGAGCGAAACAGAGTGGCGTCAGCGGCGGCGGAGCAGTCGGAGAGAGATGAATTGTACGAGATGCTGCCGTCTGGGATGAGGGCGGCGGTGAGGACGAAGCTGAGGGAGTGTTGGAGGAGGGAGGGCGCGGGGTTTCCGGCGGCGGGGGATGGCTCGTTGGCGGAGGGTTGGAAGGAGGCGGTGGCGGCGATCCTAGAGTGGCTGGCGCCTGTGGCACACGACACGGTGCGGTGGCAGGAGCAGCGTAGCATGGAGCGGGAGCAGCAGCTCTGCACGCGGCCTCGGACTCTGATGCTACAGACGCTGCACTTCGCCGACGGCGACAAGACTGAGGCGGCCGTGGTCGAAGTGCTCGTCGGCTTGAGCTGCATGTCGTGGTACGATCACCGCCGGCGAGGATCGATCAGTGCCTAA
- the LOC122017622 gene encoding pectin acetylesterase 5-like isoform X1: MAGGEIHRGEIYRLWLWWRRRWGAERRRATVIWLLAAAFVVLLLAAGSRVGDNALSEPAVHPSSAPALVELTLVHDAEAKGALCLDGSPAAYHLTKGFGSGSDKWIVHLEGGGWCLSLDSCSYRKSTLLGSSNYMERQISFVGILSSIPSQNPDFYNWNKVKVRYCDGASFSGYRESEVQNGTILFFRGQRIWEAIMGELLQKGLANSKQALLTGCSAGGLATFIHCDDFRALLPNVATVKCFADAGFFLNEKDISGKRFIQSLYSDVVQLQDVGNKFPDCVSRMEPSQCFFAEEIIKSVTTPFFILNAAYDFWQIRYILVPAESDPEKAWLRCKQSIQHCDSNQLQTLQGFRNAMLSSLSEFKQKKNGGMFIDSCFAHCQSIDGYTWHSPNSPRINNKTIAEAVGDWFFDRKETKEIDCPYPCNPTCYNVDLSQLSRIKLVRFTNPVRGVTKK; this comes from the exons ATGGCCGGAGGTGAGATACACCGGGGTGAGATCTACCGGCTCTGGCTCTGGTGGAGGCGTCGGTGGGGAGCGGAGAGACGACGCGCCACCGTCATCTGGCTCCTCGCCGCCGCCTTCGTCGTACTCCTCCTCGCCGCTGGCTCCCGGGTCGGCGACAATGCTCTCAGCGAACCGGCGGTGCATCCGTCCTCGGCTCCAGCTCTCGTCGAGCTCACCCTAGTTCACGACGCCGAGGCGAAGGGTGCAT TATGCTTGGATGGGAGCCCGGCCGCGTACCATCTCACAAAAGGTTTCGGCTCTGGGTCAGACAAATGGATCGTGCACTTGGAG GGTGGAGGTTGGTGCCTATCTTTGGATTCTTGCTCTTATAGGAAATCTACACTATTAGGTTCATCAAACTACATGGAACGCCAGATTTCCTTTGTTGGCATTCTGAGTAGCATCCCATCACAAAATCCTG ATTTTTATAACTGGAACAAAGTCAAGGTACGGTATTGCGATGGTGCATCATTTTCTGGGTATAGAGAAAGTGAGGTGCAG AATGGAACAATACTTTTCTTTAGAGGCCAACGTATATGGGAAGCAATAATGGGTGAACTCTTACAGAAAGGACTTGCAAATTCCAAACAG GCTCTCCTCACAGGATGTTCTGCTGGCGGTCTTGCTACTTTCATTCATTGTGATGATTTTCGTGCCCTTCTTCCTAATGTGGCTACTGTCAAATGTTTTGCAGATGCTGGTTTTTTCCTCAATGA GAAGGATATATCTGGGAAAAGGTTCATTCAGTCACTCTATAGTGATGTGGTCCAACTTCAG GATGTAGGAAATAAATTTCCAGACTGCGTCTCTAGGATGGAACCATCTCAG TGTTTCTTCGCAGAAGAGATTATTAAGAGTGTGACGACACCATTTTTCATCCTCAACGCAGCATATGACTTCTGGCAG ATTCGATACATCTTGGTGCCAGCTGAATCAGATCCTGAAAAAGCATGGCTAAGATGCAAGCAGAGTATTCAACATTGTGATTCCAACCAGCTACAAACCCTGCAAG GATTTAGGAATGCCATGCTTAGTTCCTTGAGTGAGTTCAAGCAGAAGAAGAATGGAGGAATGTTTATTGATTCCTGCTTTGCCCACTGTCAATCTATCGACGGTTATACATGGCATTCGCCAAATTCTCCACGCATTAACAATAAG ACAATCGCTGAGGCTGTCGGAGACTGGTTCTTCGATCGtaaagaaaccaaagaaatcgACTGCCCGTATCCCTGCAATCCTACATGTTACAATGTGGATCTTTCTCAACTTTCCAG GATCAAATTAGTGAGATTTACGAATCCTGTCAGGGGCGTTACGAAAAAGTAA
- the LOC122014847 gene encoding probable E3 ubiquitin-protein ligase RHC2A, translated as MPSSWAATPSYWCYRCSRFVRVRREDVIVCPDCDGGFLEEVSSPPPRIPPAGSPGRRQIPSPGLGTDGSVTAPPPSRTSQLRFRRNRHGSAGDRSSPFNPVIVLRSPSQGGHDEEGAAAASNSFELYYDDGSGSGLRPLPESISDFLMGSGFDRLLQQLAQIEINGTGRERPWEHPPASKAAIESMPTVQIVDDHIGKDCHCAICMDPFKLGAEAREMPCKHIYHQDCILPWLSMRNSCPVCRHEMPADELDEQPEISGNDEETVGLTIWRLPGGGFAVGRFAGGRRAGDHEFPLVYTEMDGGFTNDGAPRRISWTSRRSTPRESGGIFRSLRNFLSFFRPSRPSSEATPASSGRHLRSSIFRRNSRN; from the coding sequence ATGCCTTCTTCCTGGGCGGCGACGCCGTCGTATTGGTGCTACCGCTGTAGCCGCTTTGTCCGGGTGCGGCGAGAGGACGTCATCGTTTGCCCCGACTGCGACGGCGGGTTCCTTGAGGAAGTTTCATCTCCCCCTCCGCGCATCCCCCCCGCTGGCTCTCCCGGTCGCCGACAGATCCCCTCCCCAGGCCTTGGCACAGACGGTTCCGTTACGGCTCCTCCTCCATCACGGACCTCCCAGCTCAGATTCCGCCGCAACCGCCATGGATCGGCCGGGGACCGGTCGTCCCCTTTCAACCCCGTCATCGTCCTTCGCAGTCCTTCCCAAGGCGGTCACGATGAAGAAGGCGCGGCCGCCGCCTCCAACAGCTTCGAGCTGTACTACGACGATGGCTCCGGCTCCGGTCTCCGCCCCTTGCCGGAAAGCATTTCTGATTTCCTGATGGGGTCGGGCTTTGACCGCCTCCTCCAGCAGCTTGCTCAGATCGAGATCAACGGAACAGGTCGCGAGAGGCCTTGGGAGCACCCGCCGGCCTCGAAGGCCGCCATAGAGTCAATGCCTACGGTACAGATCGTCGATGATCACATTGGGAAAGATTGCCATTGCGCCATCTGCATGGACCCCTTCAAGCTCGGAGCTGAGGCCCGGGAGATGCCCTGCAAGCACATCTATCACCAAGATTGCATTTTGCCTTGGCTTTCGATGAGGAACTCGTGCCCCGTTTGCCGGCACGAGATGCCGGCGGACGAACTCGACGAACAGCCTGAGATATCCGGCAACGACGAAGAGACCGTCGGGCTAACCATATGGAGGCTTCCCGGCGGAGGCTTCGCTGTAGGGAGGTTCGCCGGCGGCAGGCGAGCAGGGGACCATGAATTCCCTCTTGTTTACACTGAGATGGACGGTGGATTCACCAACGACGGAGCACCAAGAAGGATCTCATGGACCTCAAGGCGCAGCACGCCGAGGGAGAGTGGGGGCATCTTCCGGTCCCTCCGCAACTTCCTCTCATTCTTCAGGCCATCGAGGCCGAGCTCGGAAGCTACTCCAGCATCCTCCGGTAGGCATCTCAGAAGCTCAATTTTCAGGAGGAATTCACGAAATTGA
- the LOC122017621 gene encoding receptor-like protein kinase HERK 1 — MAAASGIWILGLVFLVSSMASLPRCFCAFTPADRYLIDCGSPTSTAIGSRTFVADLFFSSTLTTPTNILANTTRSPGAASFASELYQTARIFTGPSSYSFPIKAQGRHFIRLYFFPFVYSSYDLTAATFTVSTQDLVLLHNFRSNSSAMKEFLVNTARDTLILSFAPSGTSSLAFVNAIEVVSAPDNLIADNAQTVRMQSYRGLSAQAFETIYHLNVGGQDVLPEGDLLWRTWDADLRILMDATSSKTSNSSDRLNYLPIGATEESAPEIVYATARELVLTNTSNAKINMTWKLNVDASFSYLLRFHFCDIVSLAANQLYFNVSVGNWHILTNFDLSSILYRKLAAPYFVDFVIEASDMPDELSISITPSGFQVAHNGILNGLEILKMNFSVGSVMVVPLPSSSGSKKSIGIVVGSVIGFIAILVVSITLFMVLRRRKLCSKQSVESLMTFSTNDLSFERATDRNSIETASLSETNRQFSYRFPFVVLEEATKNFDNSLMIGFGGFGKVYKGVLRDNMKIAVKRGNSVYKQGLKEFRNEIELLSQLRHRHLVCLIGFCDEKNEMILVYEYMENGTLKKHLYGLGLPPLTWKQRLEICIGAAKGLHYLHTSSSRAIIHRDVKSANILLDENLLAKVSDFGLSKTGPDLDHTHVTTAVKGSFGYLDPEYFRRQKLTEKSDVYSFGVVLLEVLCARPVINPTLPNEQVNLAEWGMKWLKKGELGQIVDLRIAGTIRPASLTKFGATIEHCLQDYGADRPTMADVLWNLEYALKLQESEASLAKTNSEIRIAELSPMVQSINPTGDVSSQESNGPVTNDYTDASIDKAFSQLMNSEAR, encoded by the coding sequence atggcTGCTGCTTCGGGAATCTGGATCCTTGGGCTGGTGTTCCTCGTCTCCTCGATGGCGTCATTGCCGCGGTGCTTCTGTGCATTCACCCCCGCCGACAGGTACCTGATCGATTGCGGATCTCCGACCAGCACAGCCATCGGAAGCAGGACCTTTGTGGccgatttatttttttcttccacGCTGACGACCCCGACGAACATCTTGGCGAACACCACTCGAAGCCCCGGCGCCGCCTCTTTCGCCTCGGAGCTCTACCAAACTGCCCGCATCTTCACAGGACCCTCCTCCTACTCCTTTCCTATCAAGGCACAAGGCCGGCACTTCATCCGTCTCTATTTCTTCCCATTTGTGTACAGCAGTTACGACCTCACCGCTGCAACTTTCACTGTGTCGACGCAAGATTTGGTGCTTCTCCACAATTTCCGCTCAAATTCGTCAGCGATGAAGGAATTCCTAGTAAACACTGCTCGTGACACTCTCATCCTCTCGTTTGCACCATCAGGAACCAGTTCCCTGGCATTTGTGAATGCTATAGAAGTTGTTTCAGCTCCTGATAATCTAATTGCCGACAATGCGCAAACTGTTCGGATGCAGTCTTACCGGGGTTTATCGGCTCAAGCATTCGAGACGATCTATCATCTCAATGTGGGTGGTCAAGATGTCCTTCCTGAGGGTGATCTTTTGTGGAGAACTTGGGATGCTGATCTGAGAATCTTGATGGATGCTACTTCATCTAAAACCTCGAATAGCTCCGACCGGCTGAATTATCTGCCGATAGGAGCTACCGAAGAGAGCGCTCCCGAAATAGTATATGCCACAGCAAGGGAATTGGTGTTGACCAATACTTCGAATGCAAAGATCAATATGACATGGAAGCTCAACGTTGATGCCAGTTTCAGCTACTTGCTGAGGTTTCATTTCTGTGACATAGTAAGTCTCGCCGCTAATCAGCTATACTTCAATGTTAGTGTGGGTAACTGGCACATACTTACTAATTTCGATCTTTCAAGTATTTTATATCGGAAGTTGGCTGCACCTTATTTTGTAGATTTTGTTATAGAAGCTAGTGACATGCCCGATGAGCTTTCTATCAGTATTACTCCTTCAGGTTTTCAAGTTGCTCATAATGGCATCCTTAATGGGCTCGAGATTTTGAAGATGAACTTCTCTGTTGGCTCTGTGATGGTTGTGCCGCTGCCTTCTTCATCTGGTTCAAAGAAGAGCATAGGGATTGTGGTTGGCTCAGTCATTGGATTCATTGCGATTTTAGTTGTTAGTATTACTCTTTTCATGGTTCTAAGGAGAAGGAAGCTCTGTAGCAAACAGTCTGTTGAGAGTTTGATGACTTTCTCCACGAATGACTTGAGTTTTGAAAGAGCAACCGATCGGAATTCAATTGAAACGGCTTCCTTGTCAGAGACAAATAGGCAATTCAGCTACCGCTTTCCATTTGTTGTGCTAGAGGAAGCAACAAAGAACTTTGATAATAGTTTGATGATTGGATTCGGAGGGTTTGGAAAAGTCTACAAAGGTGTGTTAAGagacaacatgaaaatagcagtgAAGAGAGGGAATTCAGTGTACAAACAAGGTCTCAAGGAGTTCCGCAATGAAATTGAACTGTTATCGCAATTGCGACACCGTCATCTAGTGTGCCTTATTGGTTTCTGCGACGAGAAGAACGAGATGATTCTTGTTTATGAGTACATGGAAAATGGAACTCTCAAGAAGCACCTTTACGGATTGGGTCTTCCTCCACTTACCTGGAAGCAGCGGTTGGAAATCTGTATCGGAGCAGCGAAAGGACTTCATTACCTTCATACAAGTTCATCGAGGGCTATCATACACCGCGATGTGAAGTCTGCGAACATTCTACTCGATGAGAATCTATTGGCAAAAGTCTCAGACTTTGGATTGTCAAAGACTGGACCTGATTTGGATCATACACATGTGACTACTGCAGTGAAAGGGAGTTTTGGGTATCTCGATCCCGAGTACTTCAGAAGGCAAAAGCTAACAGAAAAATCAGATGTTTACTCTTTCGGTGTTGTTTTACTCGAAGTTCTTTGCGCGAGGCCAGTCATCAATCCCACACTGCCAAATGAGCAAGTGAACTTGGCAGAATGGGGAATGAAGTGGCTGAAGAAAGGGGAGTTAGGACAGATTGTCGACCTGCGAATCGCAGGGACAATTAGACCTGCATCCCTGACAAAGTTTGGGGCTACGATCGAGCATTGTCTGCAGGATTACGGTGCCGACCGACCCACAATGGCCGATGTACTATGGAATCTGGAGTATGCTCTGAAGCTTCAGGAGTCCGAGGCCAGTCTGGCCAAGACTAATAGCGAAATTCGCATTGCTGAACTTTCGCCCATGGTTCAAAGTATCAACCCCACCGGAGATGTATCTTCGCAGGAGTCCAATGGCCCTGTCACGAACGACTATACAGATGCTTCAATAGACAAAGCATTTTCGCAATTGATGAATTCCGAAGCGAGGTAA
- the LOC122017622 gene encoding pectin acetylesterase 5-like isoform X2 — protein sequence MAGGEIHRGEIYRLWLWWRRRWGAERRRATVIWLLAAAFVVLLLAAGSRVGDNALSEPAVHPSSAPALVELTLVHDAEAKGALCLDGSPAAYHLTKGFGSGSDKWIVHLEGGGWCLSLDSCSYRKSTLLGSSNYMERQISFVGILSSIPSQNPDFYNWNKVKVRYCDGASFSGYRESEVQNGTILFFRGQRIWEAIMGELLQKGLANSKQALLTGCSAGGLATFIHCDDFRALLPNVATVKCFADAGFFLNEKDISGKRFIQSLYSDVVQLQDVGNKFPDCVSRMEPSQCFFAEEIIKSVTTPFFILNAAYDFWQIRYILVPAESDPEKAWLRCKQSIQHCDSNQLQTLQGFRNAMLSSLSEFKQKKNGGMFIDSCFAHCQSIDGYTWHSPNSPRINNKTIAEAVGDWFFDRKETKEIDCPYPCNPTCYNVDLSQLSSIQQSDRSSAGSN from the exons ATGGCCGGAGGTGAGATACACCGGGGTGAGATCTACCGGCTCTGGCTCTGGTGGAGGCGTCGGTGGGGAGCGGAGAGACGACGCGCCACCGTCATCTGGCTCCTCGCCGCCGCCTTCGTCGTACTCCTCCTCGCCGCTGGCTCCCGGGTCGGCGACAATGCTCTCAGCGAACCGGCGGTGCATCCGTCCTCGGCTCCAGCTCTCGTCGAGCTCACCCTAGTTCACGACGCCGAGGCGAAGGGTGCAT TATGCTTGGATGGGAGCCCGGCCGCGTACCATCTCACAAAAGGTTTCGGCTCTGGGTCAGACAAATGGATCGTGCACTTGGAG GGTGGAGGTTGGTGCCTATCTTTGGATTCTTGCTCTTATAGGAAATCTACACTATTAGGTTCATCAAACTACATGGAACGCCAGATTTCCTTTGTTGGCATTCTGAGTAGCATCCCATCACAAAATCCTG ATTTTTATAACTGGAACAAAGTCAAGGTACGGTATTGCGATGGTGCATCATTTTCTGGGTATAGAGAAAGTGAGGTGCAG AATGGAACAATACTTTTCTTTAGAGGCCAACGTATATGGGAAGCAATAATGGGTGAACTCTTACAGAAAGGACTTGCAAATTCCAAACAG GCTCTCCTCACAGGATGTTCTGCTGGCGGTCTTGCTACTTTCATTCATTGTGATGATTTTCGTGCCCTTCTTCCTAATGTGGCTACTGTCAAATGTTTTGCAGATGCTGGTTTTTTCCTCAATGA GAAGGATATATCTGGGAAAAGGTTCATTCAGTCACTCTATAGTGATGTGGTCCAACTTCAG GATGTAGGAAATAAATTTCCAGACTGCGTCTCTAGGATGGAACCATCTCAG TGTTTCTTCGCAGAAGAGATTATTAAGAGTGTGACGACACCATTTTTCATCCTCAACGCAGCATATGACTTCTGGCAG ATTCGATACATCTTGGTGCCAGCTGAATCAGATCCTGAAAAAGCATGGCTAAGATGCAAGCAGAGTATTCAACATTGTGATTCCAACCAGCTACAAACCCTGCAAG GATTTAGGAATGCCATGCTTAGTTCCTTGAGTGAGTTCAAGCAGAAGAAGAATGGAGGAATGTTTATTGATTCCTGCTTTGCCCACTGTCAATCTATCGACGGTTATACATGGCATTCGCCAAATTCTCCACGCATTAACAATAAG ACAATCGCTGAGGCTGTCGGAGACTGGTTCTTCGATCGtaaagaaaccaaagaaatcgACTGCCCGTATCCCTGCAATCCTACATGTTACAATGTGGATCTTTCTCAACTTTCCAG TATTCAGCAGTCTGACCGAAGCTCTGCAGGATCAAATTAG